One window of the Rosa rugosa chromosome 3, drRosRugo1.1, whole genome shotgun sequence genome contains the following:
- the LOC133739755 gene encoding uncharacterized protein LOC133739755, whose protein sequence is MSRKPFLQIRCSVLPMLETMRIVKDCHLELLRRTPFWPLLEAFRNGTISESQCKEYRTPILNIIQTFNPETTSFQFGSRDVTISTEDISQILGLPQHGEAVLFNRPGSCKSYKPEIIDRHFKRGERQNYKSLHSLLLKLLNGKEQTDIEDVVRLTLMELFVSFLFAQPDTTRVLMKYCEDLDNLSKYSWAEAVGKFLNKSLKAQSKFDIYGCGLLIPFWFCEKTKITQPISGREVVEGNTPALIKWSLPELNAKMQQIAICNIKLLFKEQDGVKGETKSENDKQEHEEGEVDQDELKKVENKGRGRGLSKQLREVEERRNLQHNYELSNVKNNMEDMDGKKELIKNDQLNFQSPSTAIQLSPRDEIEVSQIGHEIRSPPKGTAVTVRKQQLDPDFVCDVVPKNKKAKKQHALSDPTPAVPSRSIQDPAGKKDQPIIIIEDNSVSEEEESPRKWMSSRKESFCFERYEVFKLMDDEHQQKVKAFWNMADPKELFWSGKKASVTREDVGKLLKDTAVPSNLIDAFMELLEQQQQNCVKKSTYISTLCWNYLPIQDARKKGRKGKKDQVRDEARDEMGLNQLVFYQLLRSVAKSDYVFIPVISKFHYSLLILNKNEKKWTHYNPLRKRSELHIDPCYEVAKQMHQMIQKWLCITQKEAPKMLLKETKRKMTGRQQESWTEVPLNEDEKRSLTWMVDHNINFKLENDLKCPQQDFKSLDCGIFVMYYMNQLSQGLQVEEEISECRMWEFRKDLIERFVDHENSWTQNSTT, encoded by the exons ATGAGCAGAAAGCCGTTTCTTCAAATTCGTTGCTCTGTGCTGCCAATGTTGGAAACAATGCGGATAGTTAAGGACTGCCACTTGGAGTTGCTTCGGAGAACTCCATTTTGGCCATTGTTAGAAGCATTTCGCAATGGCACCATTTCGGAATCACAATGTAAGGAGTATCGAACTCCCATACTCAATATCATCCAAACTTTTAATCCAGAGACAACAAGTTTTCAGTTTGGTAGTAGAGATGTTACTATAAGCACGGAAGACATCTCTCAGATTCTTGGACTGCCTCAACATGGTGAAGCCGTTCTATTCAATCGCCCGGGCTCATGTAAATCATACAAACCAGAGATCATTGACAGACATTTCAAGAGAGGAGAAAGGCAGAACTACAAATCGCTGCACAGTCTATTGTTAAAATTACTGAATGGGAAAGAACAAACAGATATAGAAGATGTTGTACGTCTTACCCTCATGGAGCTATTTGTCTCATTTCTGTTTGCTCAACCAGATACTACCCGTGTTCTAATGAAATATTGTGAAGACTTAGACAACCTTTCAAAGTATTCATGGGCAGAAGCAGTGGGAAAGTTCCTAAACAAATCTTTGAAAGCCCAGAGCAAATTTGATATTTATGGATGCGGGCTTCTCATACCA TTTTGGTTTTgtgagaaaacaaaaattacacaACCAATCAGTGGGAGGGAGGTAGTTGAGGGAAATACACCAGCCCTAATCAAATGGAGCCTTCCGGAGCTGAACGCCAAAATGCAACAAATAGCCATTTGCAATATTAAG CTTTTGTTCAAGGAGCAAGATGGGGTTAAAGGAGAAACAAAAAGTGAAAATGATAAACAAGAGCACGAGGAAGGAGAAGTCGATCAAGATGAG CTAAAGAAGGTGGAGAATaagggaagaggaagaggattaAGCAAACAATTACGAGAAGTAGAGGAAAGAAGAAACCTCCAACACAACTATGAATTATCTAACGTGAAGAACAACATGGAAGATATGGATGGAAAGAAGGAGTTGATTAAAAATGATCAGCTAAATTTTCAAAGCCCCTCCACTGCAATTCAATTGAGTCCAAGGGATGAGATTGAGGTATCTCAAATTGGCCATGAAATAAGGTCTCCACCAAAAGGAACTGCAGTAACAGTTAGAAAGCAGCAATTGGATCCAGATTTTGTGTGTGAtgtagtacctaaaaataagAAAGCAAAAAAGCAACATGCTCTATCTGATCCAACTCCTGCAGTACCTTCAAGGTCAATTCAGGATCCTGCTGGCAAGAAAGATCAACCTATAATAATAATTGAGGACAATTCTGTttcagaagaagaggagagcCCAAGGAAATGGATGAGCTCTAGGAAAGAAAGCTTCTGTTTTGAAAGATATGAGGTATTCAAATTAATGGATGATGAACATCAGCAAAAGGTGAAAGCATTCTGGAATATGGCAGATCCCAA GGAACTATTCTGGAGCGGGAAGAAGGCAAGTGTCACACGTGAAGATGTGGGAAAGTTACTAAAAGACACTGCAGTTCCTAGCAAT CTCATTGATGCATTTATGGAGTTAttggaacaacaacaacaaaattgtGTCAAAAAATCAACATACATATCAACTTTGTGCTGG AATTATTTACCAATACAAGATGCACGAAAGAAaggcaggaaaggaaagaaagatcaAGTGCGAGATGAGGCTCGTGATGAAATGGGATTGAATCAATTAGTTTTTTATCAGCTATTGAGGAGTGTGGCAAAAAGTGACTATGTATTCATCCCAGTAATATCAAAGTTCCACTATTCTCTCCTCATcttaaacaaaaatgaaaaaaaatggaCACATTACAACCCTTTGAGGAAGAGATCAGAACTTCATATTGATCCATGCTATGAGGTTGCTAAGCAGATG CATCAAATGATACAGAAATGGTTGTGTATAACCCAAAAAGAAGCTCCAAAAATGCTgctgaaagaaacaaaaaggaaGATGACAGGCAGACAGCAAGAAAGTTGGACAGAGGTGCCACTTAATGAAGATGAAAAAAGATCGCTAACTTGGATGGTGGATCACAATATCAACTTCAAATTAGAGAATGATCTCAAGTGTCCGCAACAGGATTTTAAATC ATTGGATTGCGGCATATTTGTTATGTACTACATGAATCAACTTTCCCAAGGTCTTCAGGTTGAAGAAGAGATCAGTGAATGCAGAATGTGGGAATTCCGGAAAGATCTGATTGAGCGTTTTGTGGATCATGAAAACAGCTGGACACAGAACTCAACCACATGA